In Chionomys nivalis chromosome 21, mChiNiv1.1, whole genome shotgun sequence, the genomic window CTAGGTAAGCCTCCACCTACTTACTGAGTCATGGCTCCAAAACAGCTGCTGTTAACTAAGTTCCTTAGGGAATTTGGTTTAGTGGTTGAGTATTTGCCTGGCATACAAGGCCCTGTGTctcctccccagcaccacaaaaacaaaaggccACCTCTAGCATGAGGGCATCTTAAACTCTTGCCGCTTTAGAGCCCTTGGCCAAATGCTAATTGCGCCTGCATTGAGTCGTGATGCCAGGGGTTGAGCGGCATGCCGGCTTTGAACCACAGGGCTGGAGGAGCGGTGTGCATAATCTTAGGTTTTTATTACTGATCCTTAGACTTAATTAggtctttgtgaatctaaagcaCTCCCGGTCATATTTCATTACTCTCTGCCTCGAACTCCCTTGTGAGATGTCCAACTGTTACCCCGGCTTCACCTTAGCATTATCAAGAGGTCAGGCAGATTtgaaacttctttctttctcctccttgcaATTAAGATTCCTTTTTCTCCCCTTAATCATGTGCTTAACTTTAACCTGTTTCTGAGAAAATGACAGCTCGGGTCAGATGCTGCCTCCCCCATCCCAACAGAAAAGCAATTACTGAGCAAAGCTCCGTTTTGGAAGAGCCTCCAAGCAGGTGCAATCATCCAGTGTGACCCCAAGAGGAGTCAGAGggaaactaaataataaaacagaagctcTAGTATCTGAAAATTGGCAAACGGATGGAGAGATACTGCATAGGCTTCCTCCTCCTGCCGTAGCCCTCAGGAGAATTTCCTGGGGCTTCTATAGACTGATTTggctgatttttttcctctccctttccccctccctcttccccctcccccctctctctgtaaTGTGAGGTAAATGTGTATTGTGGCAGATGCATGCATGTTTTGGTGtattgcacgtgtgtgtgtgtgtgtgtgtgttcactcctGTGCATGTGGACACCTAGAGTCCACTACTCTCCACGCTGCTATTTTGGGGCAGAGTCTCCTACTGAATGTGGGGTTCCATTTCCAGCTAGACAAATTGGCCACTGTCTAGATCCGCCTGTCTCTTGCCTTCCATCACGGGGCTTGCAGACGCGCTcaactgtgcctggcttttgtgtgggtgTTGGGGTTCTCATGATCCCCACACTTAGGTAGCAAAGCTCACATTtccaacctctttttttttaatggtcttATTGTTGTTATGTGTGAGGTCGCTCACTAAGGTGCCCCTTGTGGCTCCTGGCGTCAGAAGATTTTCTCGACCTGGAGGGCAAGCTTTATTTCTGTGGTTGTTTGTCTTGCTAAATTAGGAATTTCATTAACCTTTCTCTTTCGGTCCTCCCATAGGTCAGTTCAGCAGATTCTTGCTTCAGAGCTCTCTGAAACTCGCTGAAAGATAATGAGGGGTAGCCATCAATAGGCCTGGCAAGTTTCCGAGGCACTCATGACTGGACATTCCTGACCCCTGGGCTTCTGACTGAACTGGAATATGTGGTTATAAAAGCAAAGAACAATTCCAGATATTTCTGTCACAAGTTTTTAATTGGACTCTTAGAGGCCTTATCCGTGTTTGGGATTCCTCACAATGGTATTCTGTGGGGATATTTAAAACAGTTCAAACTCTGTGATCAGGTGTCTTGTTAGtagtcattgtgtgtgtgtgtgagagagagagtgagagagagagagagagagagagagagagagagagagagatgcccacttgcctgcctacttgcctgcctgccatctgtctgtctgtctggagacCCTTGGCTGTCATCCTTCAGGTACCATTCACACTGACGTTTAAGGCAGACTCTCTTGCCAGGATCTAGAGCTCTTCGGTTAGGCTAGGCAGGCTGACTGGAGAGCCCCAAGATCGGCTTCAGTCCACCTCCCAGCCCTGGCATCTCAATGCTATGATGCTGAGCCAACTGGCCACAGCGTTACACTCCTACGGCAGCTATGAGGCAGAATACAGCTTTCCTGAAAAGTCTCCTGAGCACGTTCTTTGGATGTTAGCAGGTCTATGTTCCCATTGTAAGTGCCACAATGTCAGGGCCCGATGTCCGTGagcctggcatctgtctccttctgaACTCAGCATGTTTTAGGAAGTTAAAAGAAGCATTTAACAGCATGGACAACAATAGCTACTCGACACCTCGGAGCCCTGCTCATTTGAGTCTGTCACAGTTTTGCTAAACTGGTTGTTTTGTGTTGTTAAGAATCATTCAGAAGTTGAATGAATATTTATCGAGAATCTGCCCATTTCTGGGTTAAGTGAAGGAATGCCCCAGTGGAAAGGAAGGACCTGATTCTCGTAGAATTTTCATCCTAGGAGAAGTGGGACAGTTTAAAGGCACACAGTTATCTGTGAGACATGCCATGAAAAAGGCACTGTACAGAGCAACTCTAGAGCAAGGTGAGCCGAGACGAGTGAGCAGAAGTCTCTCTGAGGAAGGTCTTACTGCTGATGAAGCTACACCTGCCCGGGACCTGCAAGAGCCATGCATCACACTGTGCTGAGAACAGGGCGCACCTGAGAGCCTGTCATGTTGCCGGGAAGAGATGATCCATGTGACTCAAGCGCAAGGTCTATGGGAGAAGAGTGGGCCGTTGACACAGGTGATGGAGGTGAAGGTCGAAAGTCTGGACACACCAGTCAGTCGTCCCCAGCAGGAGGGCTAAAGTCATGGAATGGTGTTCCACAGCAGAATTGGTGACACTTGCTGTCGTGGGCACTGCCAAGCGTGAGCATTCTGTTCTCAGAAAACAAGACGGGGCTGTGGCTTGGTGGTAGAGCACGCGCCTTGCCTGTGTGAGAGCTGGGCTCCGACCCAAGCGTTGCAAAAGATAAAATGGCTTTGTGGTTAAgggcgctgactgctcttccaaaggactacCCAGATTTCAatgctagcacccacatggctgcttacAACGGTCTTCACTCCTGTTCAAGGGCGTTTGATACCTTCTTCTAGCCCCCACAGTTACTTCGTGCACAtgatacacatgaatacatacaggcaaaactctcatacacaaaatatagaaataaacaaatacatatatgtgtgtgtgcacacacatacagacacatattttttaaaaataaactttttgttttatttttatcttttttatttttttaaaaaaattgtttttattgagctattatTCTTagctcccctcctttctctcccctccacttctaccctctcccatgatccccatgctcccaatttactcaggagatcttgtctttctctacttcccatgtcgattagatccatgtatgtctctcttagggtcctctttgttgtttaggttctctaggattgtgaattgtaggctttttttggctttatgtctaaaagtcacttataagTGGGTACATattgtaattgtctttctggatttttctggattcgggttatctcactcagtatgatgttttctagatccatccatttgcccgcaaacttcaagatgtcattctttttccactgtataatactccattgtgtaaatgtaccacattttccttatccattctttggttgaggggcatttaggttgtttccaggttctggctatgacaaacaaagctgctatgaacatagttgagcacatgtccttgtggtatgattgagcatcctttgtgtatatacccaaaagtggtattactgggtcttgaggtaggttgtttcccaatttttctgagaaatcgccatactgacatccaaaggggctgtaccagtttgcattcccaccaacaatgcaggagtgttccctttcccccacattctctccagcacaagttgttatcagtgcttttgatcttggccaatcttacaggtgtaagatggaatctcagagttgttttgatttgcatttctctgttggctaaggatgttgagcatttccttaagtgtctttcagtcattttagattcctctgttgagagttttctaccccattttttattggattatctggtcttttggtgaccaatttcttgagttctttgtgtatttttttggagatcagtcctttgtccgatgtggggttagtgaagatcttttgccATTCTGTAGAATGTTGTTTTGTCtcgttggccatgtcctttgctttacagaagtatctcagtttcaggagatcccatttattaattgtttctcttggtatctgtactactggggttatatttaggaagtggtctcctgtaccaatgtattcaagtgtacttcccactttctcttctatgaggttcagtgtggtcagctttctgttaaggtctttgatccaaatggacttgagttttgtgcatggcaatagatgtggatctgtttttgttcttctacatgttgatatccagttatgccagcaccatttgttgaatatgctttcttttttccattttatattttttgcttctttgtcaaaattcaggtgttcaaagatgtgtggattgatatccctgtctttgatttggttccattggtcctcctgtctctttttacgctaataccaggctgttttcagtactgtagctttgtagtagagtttgaagtcaggaattgtgatgcctccagaagttcatttattgtacaggattgttttggctatcctaagttttttgcttttccatatgaagttgaatattgttcttttgaggtctgtgaagaattttgcaggaattttgatgggcattgcattgaatctgtaaattgtttttgggtaatattgccatttttttactatgttaattctacctacccaagagcataagagatctttccattttctggcatcttcttcaatttttttcttcaaagatttaaagttcttaggCACATACTGTTATAAGGTCACCTTTGATATATTAAAGAGGTGCTCACTCATGTATGGTCTTCACGAATTTTCTTGTAGCATAATGGTAGCACTTGCTTCTTGGAACCCAGCAGCCGTCCTCCATAATGTTTTACCCAGATCTCTGGATGGTTCTTGCCTCACACCTCTGACACGGTTGGGGAGCCTTATCTATAATTGTGATCGCTTTCCATGAATGATCCTGTTAGCCTCACTGGCTAGAGACACGAGCACAGATTTCTAGGACATGTTGCCCTCTATAACCCCGTGTCTTGAGAGCTCTAATCATGACTGGACAGAAATACTGCATGGACACACATCAGAgctaagaagaaaggaaacaagaaacaaCATCTATGGGGTGACCATGCCTCATGTGGTATATTTGGGGTATTCTGTCTGCATTATCCCATCTTGTCTTTATAAACTTGTGAGCTTGTCCTCAGTTCAACTTTTTAGATGAAGGCACAGGCTCAGAGCAATTTACTGATCTAAAGTCATATAACTAAAGATAACCTAGACACCATTCTCTTCCTTCAAAGTTCGTGTTTCAGGGGTTAAGATTAAGAGTATGGGCTCACGGTGTCAACTATCCATTGGGTGTGCATGGGAGAGTTATTTACTCTCGACTGGCACACAGGGTGATAATGTTGGTTTTTTTTAGTAGCTCATGTCCTCAGAAAGTGCCCAGTGAACTGTATGACACTAGTGGTGAGTGCCACAGCCTGTCTCTCTTTGTCCTCATTCTCTCTGCTATATGCTGTTGCTCTTCTAGAACCATGAAGACATCCTGAAATACAACAGCACACAGCTTACAGGAAAGTAAGGTTTAGAGAAAGCAAAGCATCTCAGCCAAGCTCACAAAACCATCTCAAGGCCAAGGCGCCTGCCCGGTATCCCCAGCTGCTACCTACAACCTTGTGTCGTTAGTATTATTATTTTGACCTGTGTGCGCATGCTGATGTCACACAGCTCTTTGCGCATGTGCCCTTCTTCCTGTGTCAGCCCAGTCCACACTGTTCTACTAACATCTGGATCATGTTCTTTGTTGTTCAAAACCATCTGCATTTACAGTGGTCAACGTCACGAATGGGCACCTGGCTGGGAAGGGGCGGTGGTTGAACTCTTGGTTACTTGTAGACCACCTGTCTAACCATACCCAAATATCTCCCcactgagagagggagggaaggaggggaagaaaatggggaaagaaGACTGTGTTGTTCCCATGCCTTAGGAGACATGTGCACCCCTGGGTCCATTTCTCGCCTATGTGGAATGAGACGTCTAGCCCATTTCTGTTGTTACGTTCTAGAAAAGAAGTAGTCCTGGGCCTTGAGATAAATCTGCGGGAGAGTAAACAGATaaggagggagacagaagcaagttTCCCACCCTGTCAAATGCACTGAGTGCTCGCCCTTGAAGCGTCTGAAAGACGGCCAGGGTGGAGGGGTGATTAGATACAGGAAggaatttttctctctgtttttaagTACGGAGTTAATAAACCAACCTCAAGCAGAGCATACTGAAGATGCCGGAGATTTCTGCAGAGCTCTATCTTGGGTTTTCTGGTGCCAGGAAGAAATCCTTTTCTTAACCAGTTTTAAGTGAATTCTTTCCAAAGGCCCTGATCAGTTCCAGAAATCAAGAGCAATGCCTTTTGTTCGAAAGGGGTTCGTGGTTTTGAAAGCACCCACACTCTGTTTAACACTCACTTTGTCAAGTAGGCAAGGAAGACATCTATGTTTATATTACATAGGGAGGAATTGGAAGCCAGGAAGCAAAGGGGCGGGGGGTAGCTAAAGTAGCGCAGGTGTGACTGGAGCCACGCGTCTCAAAGTGTACCCTGCATGGGCGTATTCTGTCATTTGGCTTGGGTTTCTCGGTGCTGGCCATGTCACCAGAGATTACCACACGCTGGGTACATGTGATACCACTGAGGTTAGTCACCTTTCTCTTCTGTTAGCTCAGAACAAAGGAGAAACGTGTTTAAACAGGGTCAGAACGTTGTGGCATCTTCCTGCAGGTCCCGTTGTCCCTTTGCCGTCTGGTATGGACTCCCTAAGGTACCCAAAGGAAACCGTACTCATAACGGGAGGAGGCGGATATTTTGGCTTCCGGTAAGTTCATCTACAAAATATCATCGTGGAACTATTTGACTGGATAGTTTTCCATTCTCGTGGCCTTTGACATGTTGGTATAGTGCTAAACCAAAGGTTAACTCCGGTGCTCCCTGCTCAGACTTGAAACTTGAAAAGCACAGGTTTATTCCACCtcaagaaaaatcatttttaaaacctGTAAACTGGGACCTGATGATTATTCATTTCtccaaagataatttttttataaagccATCTACACTCCTTTCCTTATCACTGTGACCAGATACCTAACAAGAAGCAGTTTAAGGGAGGAAAGTTTAGCGCAACTTTTGTTGTTTAATGGGGTACAGCCCCATGTGGGGAAGACACGACAGAGGAATGTGAGACAGTGCCCCTGAAACCCAAAAGCAGAAAGTCAACAGGGAGCTGGCTCTGTCTGGAGGGCTGGACCTGCCCTCTGGGGGcccccttcctccagcaaggctccaacTTCCAAAACAGCATCACTGCCACTAGCTGGGGACTAAAGACTCCGTGGGAGATGGTTCACTTCTACACCACAGCAGGCATTCTGTCACCTGTACATTGTCATTGTCAATGCCATCATTGTCATTTAGGTCATTGAGAGGatcctgctttgttttgttttgttttcaaaatttaaatgagGCCTATAGCAATGAATACACAAGGTAAGTGACTCTGGATAAGTTAACAAGACTCAGGTGAGCCCTACCTTACTGGCAAGTTATTTTGTACCCTTTCCCTAGACACAGCTGGAGGGTGGCCTGACCTAACCCTGATCTTTCTCGCCTCAGCCTCGGCTGTGCTCTGAACCAGAGTGGACTCCGTGTGGTTCTGTTTGACATCAGCCAACCTGCCCAGAACCTTCCAGAGGGGATCACATTCGTCCGTGGAGACATCCGCTGCCTCTTGGATGTGGAGGCAGCCTTCCAGGACAATGACATTGCGTGTGTGTTTCACATCGCCTCTTATGGGATGTCTGGGAGGGAGCAACTGAACAGAACCCTAATTGAAGAGGTCAATGTGGGTGGTACCAACAACATCCTCCAGACCTGCCTGGAGAGAGGAGTGCCCAGGTTAGTTTACACAAGCACGTTCAATGTCATCTTCGGAGGTCAAGTCATCAGAAACGGGGATGAATCTCTGCCCTACCTGCCTCTTCACCTGCACCCAGATCACTACTCTCGAACAAAATCCATTGCAGAGAAGAAGGTGCTGGAAGCCAATGGCTCGGCCTTCAAGCAAGGCAATGGTGTCCTCAGAACCTGTGCACTAAGGCCAGCCGGCATCTATGGAATGGGAGAGCAAAGGCACCTTCCC contains:
- the Sdr42e1 gene encoding short-chain dehydrogenase/reductase family 42E member 1 is translated as MDSLRYPKETVLITGGGGYFGFRLGCALNQSGLRVVLFDISQPAQNLPEGITFVRGDIRCLLDVEAAFQDNDIACVFHIASYGMSGREQLNRTLIEEVNVGGTNNILQTCLERGVPRLVYTSTFNVIFGGQVIRNGDESLPYLPLHLHPDHYSRTKSIAEKKVLEANGSAFKQGNGVLRTCALRPAGIYGMGEQRHLPRVVSYIERGLFRFVYGDPDSLVEFVHVDNLVQAHILASEALRADKGHVASGQPYFISDGRPVNSFEFFRPLVEGLGYTFPSTRLPLTLIYGLAFLIEIVHFVLGRFYNFQPFLTRTEVYKTGVTHYFSLEKAKKELGYEPQAFDLQEVVEWFKDRGHGKRSGGQDSEFILWDGILVLLLALSLLTWLPPSTALSV